From the Silurus meridionalis isolate SWU-2019-XX chromosome 5, ASM1480568v1, whole genome shotgun sequence genome, one window contains:
- the simc1 gene encoding SUMO-interacting motif-containing protein 1 isoform X1, producing the protein MDDVISLSSGSEADSDIEFVSSSRDDSSSGFPFIRAELLPVTPVLIDITDHPFSSDEPRLSQRLKKLPCSTIEFIDLSSVSKSRVGITGKVQSSFTVNPEKDVICLESGDGKKDPQSPVPVSRDQEKYYQNQHNGVQSCLQDRRSVSHNSSPKDISLAIQSFGYQEFFEAQNTNQINQQSSAPAEKDLDHDKRSESPHSWLNEALSPFCLDSPYYCPSEIDEAVFSDESLILYDDGQKYTTCPLESPFEFGKSEEAQEKLHTLSCQTQLTPQTLPTSERPPEHPSPTSTELLAGDSPKTGSDLDIESPLISPSKSSYTLSSPLHLVSDIEDSVLQVSGEDDGDDEDRSEFHAEDGQQISLGQFKKLKHLLGGRRVQDAHTADEDNKQFGMAEPLCRQSLSLVYSTIEENYTEGTLQLLSDLIQPCYYPPDNILSHLLRGILLEPRCSQVQALEAYNLLMRTQRYHPADTTTIPWDWQLLSSAMSEQDESRRLRSEVRCLLLQYVLQVLEDDFQFKLLKLQLPISIANQMFSCDYRMSQVRELVTWLLDTAKQSFCTSEDEVIQKKERDCCLKMLLILQRMLLLAMEVDLRPTCSSSKLSEELCNILNSMAPCRRLRILLLSTLQSNLLRCKMVELLLDRSSSQKRVLPMSFNLLLHFLRTSTPALDPSDGTERWRRWDELLQLVWMLMISYQEVITGHLRYSITERFKLNRTPMWTQNDQVTRAAVQEAGEAFLSRAVEDLGHDLPSQIQESLSQLQEHLLSISVQ; encoded by the exons ATGGATGATGTTATTTCACTCAGTTCGGGAAGTGAAGCGGACTCGGATATTGAGTTTGTGAGTAGTTCCAGAGATGACAGTTCCAGCGGCTTTCCGTTTATCAGAGCCGAGCTGCtgcctgttacacct GTTCTTATCGATATCACGGATCACCCATTTTCATCAGATGAACCAAGACTTTCACAAAGACTGAAGAAACTACCGTGTTCCACTATAGAATTCATCGATCTGAGTAGCGTTTCGAAATCACGTGTCGGCATCACCGGAAAGGTGCAGTCGTCTTTTACAGTGAATCCTGAGAAAGACGTGATTTGTTTGGAGTCCGGTGACGGGAAAAAAGACCCTCAGTCTCCCGTTCCTGTGTCACGTGACCAGGAGAAGTATTACCAGAACCAACACAATGGagttcagtcatgtttacaagACAGAAGGTCGGTTTCTCACAACTCAAGTCCGAAGGATATTTCACTCGCTATTCAGTCTTTTGGATATCAGGAGTTTTTTGAAGCACAGAACACTAATCAGATTAATCAGCAATCGTCAGCACCTGCTGAGAAGGACCTCGACCATGACAAAAGATCAGAATCTCCACACAGCTGGCTGAACGAAGCGCTCTCGCCGTTTTGCCTCGACAGTCCGTATTACTGCCCGAGTGAAATAGACGAAGCCGTGTTCTCGGATGAATCCCTCATCCTTTATGACGATGGCCAGAAATACACGACGTGCCCCCTTGAatccccttttgagtttgggAAAAGTGAAGAAGCGCAAGAAAAACTGCACACATTATCATGTCAAACACAGCTCACCCCTCAGACCCTGCCTACCTCAGAACGACCACCTGAGCACCCCAGTCCTACCTCTACAGAGCTCCTCGCCGGCGATTCTCCAAAAACAGGATCTGATCTGGACATAGAGAGTCCACTCATCAGTCCTTCAAAGTCCTCTTACACTCTCAGTTCACCATTACACTTGGTGTCAGATATTGAAGATTCAGTGTTACAGGTGAGtggtgaggatgatggtgaCGACGAGGATCGGTCTGAATTCCACGCAGAAGATGGACAGCAGATTTCTCTGGGCCAGTTCAAGAAGTTAAAGCATTTATTAGGGGGACGACGAGTTCAGGATGCG CACACAGCTGATGAGGACAACAAACAATTCGGCATGGCCGAGCCTCTGTGTAGGCAGAGCCTGAGTCTGGTCTACAGCACCATCGAAGAAAACTACACCGAGGGCACTTTACAGCTTCTTTCGGACCTGATCCAGCCTTGTTATTACCCCCCTGATAATATCCTCTCTCACCTCCTAAGAGGAATCCTGCTGGAGCCACGCTGCTCTCAAGTGCAGGCACTGGAAGCCTACAACCTGCTGATGAGGACGCAGAG ATACCATCCTGCAGACACGACGACTATCCCGTGGGACTGGCAGCTGCTATCATCAGCGATGTCTGAACAG GACGAGTCGAGGAGGCTACGCAGTGAAGTGCGATGTCTGCTGCTTCAGTACGTGCTACAGGTTTTAGAAGACGACTTCCAGTTCAAGCTCCTAAAGCTGCAGCTTCCCATCTCAATCGCTAACCAAATGTTTTCGTGTGATTACAGGATGAGCCAGGTCAG GGAACTCGTGACCTGGCTTTTAGATACAGCTAAACAGTCGTTCTGTACTTCCGAGGATGAAGTTATTCAAAAAAAGGAGCGGGACTGCTGTCTTAA GATGCTGCTAATTCTGCAGAGGATGCTCTTATTGGCGATGGAGGTGGACCTCAGGCCCACCTGCAGCTCCAGTAAGCTCTCGGAGGAGCTGTGTAACATCCTGAACAGCATGGCGCCGTGCCGGCGGCTCAG GATTTTGTTGTTGAGCACACTGCAGAGCAACCTGCTAAGGTGTAAGATGGTGGAGCTGCTGCTGGACCGGTCCTCCTCTCAGAAGAGAGTGTTGCCGATGTCCTTTAATCTGCTGCTGCACTTCCTGCGCACATCCACGCCGGCACTGGACCCTTCG GATGGCAcggagagatggagaaggtgggATGAGCTCCTGCAGCTTGTGTGGATGCTCATGATCAGCTATCAAGAAGTAATAACGG GTCATCTCCGCTACTCCATTACGGAGCGCTTTAAGCTGAACCGCACTCCCATGTGGACGCAGAACGACCAGGTGACCCGAGCTGCAGTCCAAGAAGCGGGCGAGGCGTTCCTGTCCCGTGCCGTAGAAGATCTCGGCCACGATCTCCCCTCACAAATCCAAGAGTCGTTATCCCAGCTGCAGGAACACTTACTGAGCATCTCTGTGCAATAA
- the simc1 gene encoding SUMO-interacting motif-containing protein 1 isoform X2, whose protein sequence is MDDVISLSSGSEADSDIEFVSSSRDDSSSGFPFIRAELLPVTPVLIDITDHPFSSDEPRLSQRLKKLPCSTIEFIDLSSVSKSRVGITGKVQSSFTVNPEKDVICLESGDGKKDPQSPVPVSRDQEKYYQNQHNGVQSCLQDRRSVSHNSSPKDISLAIQSFGYQEFFEAQNTNQINQQSSAPAEKDLDHDKRSESPHSWLNEALSPFCLDSPYYCPSEIDEAVFSDESLILYDDGQKYTTCPLESPFEFGKSEEAQEKLHTLSCQTQLTPQTLPTSERPPEHPSPTSTELLAGDSPKTGSDLDIESPLISPSKSSYTLSSPLHLVSDIEDSVLQVSGEDDGDDEDRSEFHAEDGQQISLGQFKKLKHLLGGRRVQDAHTADEDNKQFGMAEPLCRQSLSLVYSTIEENYTEGTLQLLSDLIQPCYYPPDNILSHLLRGILLEPRCSQVQALEAYNLLMRTQRYHPADTTTIPWDWQLLSSAMSEQDESRRLRSEVRCLLLQYVLQVLEDDFQFKLLKLQLPISIANQMFSCDYRMSQVRELVTWLLDTAKQSFCTSEDEVIQKKERDCCLKMLLILQRMLLLAMEVDLRPTCSSSKLSEELCNILNSMAPCRRLRILLLSTLQSNLLRCKMVELLLDRSSSQKRVLPMSFNLLLHFLRTSTPALDPSDGTERWRRWDELLQLVWMLMISYQEVISATPLRSALS, encoded by the exons ATGGATGATGTTATTTCACTCAGTTCGGGAAGTGAAGCGGACTCGGATATTGAGTTTGTGAGTAGTTCCAGAGATGACAGTTCCAGCGGCTTTCCGTTTATCAGAGCCGAGCTGCtgcctgttacacct GTTCTTATCGATATCACGGATCACCCATTTTCATCAGATGAACCAAGACTTTCACAAAGACTGAAGAAACTACCGTGTTCCACTATAGAATTCATCGATCTGAGTAGCGTTTCGAAATCACGTGTCGGCATCACCGGAAAGGTGCAGTCGTCTTTTACAGTGAATCCTGAGAAAGACGTGATTTGTTTGGAGTCCGGTGACGGGAAAAAAGACCCTCAGTCTCCCGTTCCTGTGTCACGTGACCAGGAGAAGTATTACCAGAACCAACACAATGGagttcagtcatgtttacaagACAGAAGGTCGGTTTCTCACAACTCAAGTCCGAAGGATATTTCACTCGCTATTCAGTCTTTTGGATATCAGGAGTTTTTTGAAGCACAGAACACTAATCAGATTAATCAGCAATCGTCAGCACCTGCTGAGAAGGACCTCGACCATGACAAAAGATCAGAATCTCCACACAGCTGGCTGAACGAAGCGCTCTCGCCGTTTTGCCTCGACAGTCCGTATTACTGCCCGAGTGAAATAGACGAAGCCGTGTTCTCGGATGAATCCCTCATCCTTTATGACGATGGCCAGAAATACACGACGTGCCCCCTTGAatccccttttgagtttgggAAAAGTGAAGAAGCGCAAGAAAAACTGCACACATTATCATGTCAAACACAGCTCACCCCTCAGACCCTGCCTACCTCAGAACGACCACCTGAGCACCCCAGTCCTACCTCTACAGAGCTCCTCGCCGGCGATTCTCCAAAAACAGGATCTGATCTGGACATAGAGAGTCCACTCATCAGTCCTTCAAAGTCCTCTTACACTCTCAGTTCACCATTACACTTGGTGTCAGATATTGAAGATTCAGTGTTACAGGTGAGtggtgaggatgatggtgaCGACGAGGATCGGTCTGAATTCCACGCAGAAGATGGACAGCAGATTTCTCTGGGCCAGTTCAAGAAGTTAAAGCATTTATTAGGGGGACGACGAGTTCAGGATGCG CACACAGCTGATGAGGACAACAAACAATTCGGCATGGCCGAGCCTCTGTGTAGGCAGAGCCTGAGTCTGGTCTACAGCACCATCGAAGAAAACTACACCGAGGGCACTTTACAGCTTCTTTCGGACCTGATCCAGCCTTGTTATTACCCCCCTGATAATATCCTCTCTCACCTCCTAAGAGGAATCCTGCTGGAGCCACGCTGCTCTCAAGTGCAGGCACTGGAAGCCTACAACCTGCTGATGAGGACGCAGAG ATACCATCCTGCAGACACGACGACTATCCCGTGGGACTGGCAGCTGCTATCATCAGCGATGTCTGAACAG GACGAGTCGAGGAGGCTACGCAGTGAAGTGCGATGTCTGCTGCTTCAGTACGTGCTACAGGTTTTAGAAGACGACTTCCAGTTCAAGCTCCTAAAGCTGCAGCTTCCCATCTCAATCGCTAACCAAATGTTTTCGTGTGATTACAGGATGAGCCAGGTCAG GGAACTCGTGACCTGGCTTTTAGATACAGCTAAACAGTCGTTCTGTACTTCCGAGGATGAAGTTATTCAAAAAAAGGAGCGGGACTGCTGTCTTAA GATGCTGCTAATTCTGCAGAGGATGCTCTTATTGGCGATGGAGGTGGACCTCAGGCCCACCTGCAGCTCCAGTAAGCTCTCGGAGGAGCTGTGTAACATCCTGAACAGCATGGCGCCGTGCCGGCGGCTCAG GATTTTGTTGTTGAGCACACTGCAGAGCAACCTGCTAAGGTGTAAGATGGTGGAGCTGCTGCTGGACCGGTCCTCCTCTCAGAAGAGAGTGTTGCCGATGTCCTTTAATCTGCTGCTGCACTTCCTGCGCACATCCACGCCGGCACTGGACCCTTCG GATGGCAcggagagatggagaaggtgggATGAGCTCCTGCAGCTTGTGTGGATGCTCATGATCAGCTATCAAGAA GTCATCTCCGCTACTCCATTACGGAGCGCTTTAAGCTGA